A stretch of Roseibium porphyridii DNA encodes these proteins:
- the tolR gene encoding protein TolR — protein MAMQVGSAEEGGGRRGRRRRRHAPMSEINVTPFVDVMLVLLIIFMVAAPLLTVGVPIDLPETRAKALEGDTEPITISVNSTGEIFIQDTPIAIDEIVPKLEAIAENGYEERIYVRGDQDADYGTMMQLMGRINAAGFKRLGLVTLEERDS, from the coding sequence ATGGCCATGCAGGTCGGATCCGCAGAAGAAGGTGGAGGGCGCAGAGGCCGTCGTCGCCGTCGGCACGCGCCCATGAGTGAAATCAACGTGACGCCCTTTGTCGACGTCATGCTGGTGCTCCTGATCATCTTCATGGTCGCCGCTCCGCTCCTGACGGTGGGCGTGCCAATCGACCTGCCGGAAACCCGCGCCAAGGCGCTGGAAGGGGACACGGAACCGATAACGATTTCGGTCAATTCTACGGGTGAGATCTTTATTCAGGACACACCGATTGCCATAGACGAAATCGTGCCCAAGCTCGAAGCGATCGCGGAAAACGGATACGAGGAGCGCATTTACGTGCGCGGAGATCAGGACGCCGATTACGGCACCATGATGCAACTCATGGGCCGGATCAATGCGGCCGGGTTCAAACGGCTCGGCCTTGTCACTCTGGAAGAACGGGACTCGTAA
- a CDS encoding TIGR00282 family metallophosphoesterase, translating into MRILFLGDLVGRSGRSAVIDKLPGLVEDNQLDFVIVNGENAASGFGITEAILQDVLDAGADVVTTGNHVWDQRDTLVYIERQDRLLRPVNYPSGTPGRGAHLYTARNGAQVMVANVMGRVYMDALDDPFAAMDRVVSDCPLAEVADAIIVDMHAEATSEKQAMGHFLDGRVSLVVGTHTHVPTADHQILENGTAYLSDAGMCGAYDSVLGMDKEEPVNRFQRKIPGSRFTPATGDATICGVAIETDDRTGLADRIAPLRIGGRLEPVQPYFWSDPD; encoded by the coding sequence ATGCGTATTTTGTTTCTGGGGGATCTTGTCGGCCGCTCCGGTCGTTCTGCGGTGATCGACAAATTGCCCGGGCTCGTAGAAGACAACCAGCTCGACTTCGTCATTGTGAATGGTGAAAACGCGGCGTCCGGTTTCGGGATCACCGAGGCAATTCTTCAAGATGTTCTGGACGCCGGTGCAGACGTTGTAACGACTGGAAATCATGTGTGGGATCAGCGGGACACGCTTGTTTATATCGAGCGTCAGGATCGTCTGCTCAGACCTGTGAACTATCCTTCAGGCACGCCGGGTCGGGGAGCACATCTTTATACGGCCCGAAACGGTGCTCAGGTGATGGTCGCCAATGTGATGGGGCGCGTCTATATGGATGCGCTCGATGACCCCTTTGCCGCGATGGACAGGGTTGTGTCCGACTGCCCGCTGGCTGAAGTTGCCGATGCGATTATTGTCGACATGCACGCCGAGGCAACAAGCGAAAAACAGGCGATGGGCCATTTCCTGGATGGGAGGGTCAGTCTCGTGGTTGGCACACATACCCATGTTCCGACTGCCGACCACCAGATCCTGGAGAACGGGACGGCCTACCTTTCGGATGCCGGGATGTGCGGTGCTTATGACAGTGTGCTCGGGATGGACAAAGAAGAGCCAGTCAATCGGTTCCAACGCAAGATCCCGGGATCAAGGTTCACGCCGGCAACGGGAGACGCCACGATCTGCGGCGTCGCTATCGAAACCGATGATCGGACCGGACTTGCAGACCGGATTGCACCTCTCCGGATCGGAGGGCGCCTGGAGCCGGTCCAGCCGTATTTCTGGTCCGATCCAGACTGA
- a CDS encoding TonB C-terminal domain-containing protein, with amino-acid sequence MRAGLIASLAGHSAILFWGLLAFPDAESFSVPQVESLPVDLIPVEEFTRLRIGERTAEVRDVAATQPSETEVEEPPQPTDRPGESQVEQPTPPTPSPAPTPAPEPQPVTEPEPAPEPEPVAAPEPAPAPPPEPAADPEPAPEPAPQQEAAPAPQPIVTSVAPRTKPAPPRRTQEPPREDLNTEEIAALLNKVEPERQQGNASQEPASLGSRNGAQNVRMSQSELDALRGQVAACWNPPVGAVGAEELKVRVQFNLSQDGQVSGNPRVLNSNGNPAFGAAASSAVRAVMRCQPYSLPIAKYDAWQEVIINFDPREMIIGG; translated from the coding sequence ATGCGCGCAGGTCTCATCGCGTCACTAGCCGGTCACTCGGCCATTCTATTCTGGGGCTTGCTGGCCTTTCCGGACGCGGAGAGTTTTTCTGTACCACAAGTCGAGTCCCTGCCGGTTGACCTGATACCTGTTGAAGAGTTTACCCGACTGCGCATTGGCGAAAGAACGGCTGAAGTCCGTGACGTGGCTGCAACTCAGCCGTCTGAAACCGAAGTGGAAGAGCCGCCGCAACCGACCGACAGGCCAGGTGAGAGCCAGGTTGAGCAGCCGACGCCACCGACGCCGTCGCCCGCCCCGACACCTGCTCCGGAACCCCAACCCGTTACTGAGCCTGAACCTGCACCGGAACCGGAGCCTGTCGCTGCGCCCGAACCTGCGCCTGCACCTCCGCCAGAACCTGCCGCCGATCCGGAACCGGCCCCTGAACCGGCCCCTCAGCAGGAAGCAGCCCCTGCGCCGCAACCGATCGTCACCAGCGTAGCCCCTCGTACAAAGCCAGCGCCGCCGCGCAGGACCCAGGAGCCGCCGAGAGAAGATCTCAACACCGAAGAAATTGCGGCGCTTTTGAACAAGGTTGAGCCCGAGAGACAGCAAGGCAACGCTTCGCAAGAACCTGCATCGCTGGGGTCGCGCAATGGTGCTCAGAACGTGCGCATGTCCCAGTCCGAACTGGATGCCCTGCGCGGTCAGGTGGCCGCTTGCTGGAACCCGCCTGTTGGTGCTGTTGGCGCTGAAGAGCTAAAGGTCAGAGTACAATTCAACCTGTCGCAGGACGGTCAGGTTTCTGGGAACCCAAGGGTGCTGAATTCGAATGGAAACCCGGCTTTCGGTGCTGCGGCAAGCAGTGCTGTTCGCGCAGTCATGCGCTGTCAGCCTTATTCTCTTCCAATTGCCAAGTATGACGCTTGGCAGGAAGTGATTATCAATTTTGACCCGAGAGAGATGATTATCGGGGGATAG
- the ruvB gene encoding Holliday junction branch migration DNA helicase RuvB → MSDDERIVTPEIRGDEIDSTMRPQALDEFVGQAQARANLKVFIGAAKARGEALDHVLFVGPPGLGKTTLAQIMARELGVNFRATSGPVIAKAGDLAALLTNLEERDVLFIDEIHRLNPAVEEVLYPAMEDYQLDLIIGEGPAARSVKIDLAKFTLVAATTRLGLLTTPLRDRFGIPVRLQFYTVPELEHIVKRGASILQIGMAEDGAHEIAKRSRGTPRIAGRLLRRVRDFAVFEGTERVDRALADKALRQLEVDHAGLDSLDRRYLNQIAVNFGGGPVGIETIAAALSEPRDAIEEIVEPYLIQNGFLQRTPRGRVLTPMAFEHLGLAAPSRPDAPQMGLFQDPD, encoded by the coding sequence ATGTCGGATGACGAACGCATTGTGACGCCGGAAATTCGCGGCGATGAGATCGACAGCACGATGCGCCCGCAGGCTCTGGACGAATTTGTCGGCCAGGCCCAGGCGCGTGCCAATCTGAAGGTTTTCATTGGTGCGGCCAAGGCACGTGGAGAAGCGCTCGATCATGTGCTGTTTGTCGGGCCGCCGGGTCTTGGCAAGACAACACTGGCCCAGATCATGGCGCGCGAGCTTGGAGTGAATTTCCGGGCAACATCCGGTCCTGTTATTGCCAAAGCAGGCGATCTTGCTGCTCTGCTTACCAATCTGGAAGAGAGGGACGTGCTCTTCATCGACGAGATCCACCGGCTCAACCCCGCAGTTGAGGAAGTGCTTTATCCGGCAATGGAGGATTACCAGCTCGATCTGATTATTGGTGAAGGACCGGCAGCGCGATCGGTCAAGATCGATCTGGCTAAATTCACTCTTGTTGCCGCGACAACGCGGCTCGGTCTGCTGACGACACCGCTACGCGACCGGTTCGGAATTCCCGTGCGCCTGCAATTCTATACGGTCCCGGAACTCGAACATATCGTCAAACGGGGCGCATCGATCCTTCAGATAGGCATGGCTGAAGACGGTGCACACGAAATTGCCAAGCGGTCTCGCGGTACGCCGCGTATCGCAGGGCGGTTGCTTCGCCGTGTGCGGGACTTTGCCGTTTTCGAAGGGACGGAACGGGTTGACCGTGCGCTCGCCGACAAGGCACTGCGTCAGCTGGAGGTTGATCACGCGGGATTGGACAGCCTTGACCGGCGCTATCTCAATCAGATTGCCGTCAATTTCGGCGGCGGGCCCGTTGGAATCGAAACCATTGCGGCAGCTTTGTCGGAGCCGAGGGACGCCATTGAAGAGATTGTCGAACCGTATCTGATCCAGAATGGTTTTCTGCAGCGAACACCGCGCGGGCGCGTTCTGACACCGATGGCATTTGAGCATCTCGGATTGGCGGCGCCGTCCCGGCCGGATGCTCCGCAAATGGGTTTGTTCCAGGACCCAGACTAG
- a CDS encoding MazG-like family protein, translated as MFQIFELTQDDPKTLQERTLKLSEEAGELAQAVLSVTKAPGSAYKNHSIEDVREEAVDATIVALSILAQACSSRSEFESELERLMSEKCGKWREKVLEQEASAE; from the coding sequence GTGTTCCAGATTTTCGAGTTGACCCAGGACGATCCCAAGACGCTGCAGGAACGCACGCTGAAGCTTTCCGAAGAGGCCGGCGAACTGGCGCAGGCCGTTTTGTCCGTCACCAAAGCACCGGGCAGTGCTTATAAAAACCATTCCATTGAGGATGTGCGCGAAGAGGCGGTCGATGCAACAATCGTCGCGCTCAGCATTCTTGCGCAAGCGTGTTCAAGCCGCTCAGAATTCGAGAGCGAACTGGAAAGGCTCATGAGCGAAAAATGCGGGAAGTGGCGAGAAAAGGTTCTGGAACAGGAAGCGTCAGCGGAATAA
- a CDS encoding 5-formyltetrahydrofolate cyclo-ligase, with protein MAIPSSHADKKEAVRRHALARRKAMDEIERIEKSLALVDHVDDLPLPEEAIVSGFWPIRDEIDIRPLMDALRQRGHPLCLPAIAEPHLEFRRLERDSELVPAGFGTLEPAPSAEKMRPDVMLMPLSGFDGAGNRLGYGKGHYDTAIAAIKREGPLLCIGVAFAVQEVDRVPFEAHDKPLNGILTEVGYRAFS; from the coding sequence ATGGCTATTCCTTCTTCCCATGCCGACAAAAAAGAAGCTGTTCGCAGGCATGCACTCGCCCGCCGAAAGGCGATGGACGAGATCGAACGGATCGAAAAGAGCCTTGCGCTGGTTGATCATGTCGACGATCTGCCTCTTCCCGAGGAAGCTATCGTTTCAGGTTTCTGGCCAATCCGTGACGAGATAGATATCAGACCGCTCATGGATGCCTTGCGTCAAAGAGGCCACCCACTGTGTCTGCCGGCGATTGCCGAACCTCATCTTGAGTTTCGCAGACTTGAGCGCGACAGCGAACTGGTGCCGGCAGGTTTTGGGACACTGGAACCAGCGCCGTCTGCAGAAAAAATGCGCCCGGATGTCATGCTCATGCCCTTGTCCGGTTTCGACGGTGCCGGTAACCGTCTTGGCTATGGAAAGGGGCACTACGATACGGCAATTGCAGCCATCAAAAGAGAAGGCCCCCTCCTGTGTATCGGCGTGGCTTTTGCAGTTCAGGAGGTTGACCGCGTGCCCTTTGAAGCGCATGACAAACCTCTGAATGGGATTTTAACTGAAGTCGGATACCGGGCATTCAGCTGA
- the ruvA gene encoding Holliday junction branch migration protein RuvA, with amino-acid sequence MIGKLKGTIDSYGEDHVILDVHGVGYQVHCPSRILQGLPRTGEAAVLFIETMVREDMIRLFGFAQEAEREWFRILMTVQGVGAKVALGILGILKASEVANAIALGDKATISRAPGVGKRVAERILTELKDKAPALATVDQGTIAVSQDVADNVAARPVAEAVSALTNLGYPQPQASAAVAKAMQSAGEDASTETLIRLGLKELSA; translated from the coding sequence ATGATCGGGAAGCTGAAAGGGACAATCGACAGTTACGGCGAGGATCATGTGATCCTCGACGTCCATGGTGTCGGCTATCAGGTTCATTGCCCTTCGCGCATTCTTCAGGGCTTGCCGAGAACTGGCGAAGCCGCGGTGCTCTTCATTGAAACCATGGTGCGTGAGGACATGATCCGTTTATTCGGTTTCGCTCAGGAGGCGGAGCGGGAATGGTTCAGGATCCTCATGACTGTTCAGGGGGTCGGGGCAAAGGTTGCTCTCGGGATCTTGGGCATCTTGAAAGCCAGTGAAGTGGCCAATGCAATTGCACTTGGCGACAAGGCGACGATCTCACGCGCCCCGGGTGTCGGCAAACGTGTTGCCGAGCGCATTCTGACAGAACTCAAGGACAAGGCGCCGGCATTGGCAACGGTCGATCAGGGGACGATTGCCGTTTCGCAGGACGTGGCAGACAATGTCGCCGCCCGCCCGGTTGCCGAAGCCGTATCCGCGCTTACAAATCTCGGCTACCCTCAGCCGCAGGCAAGTGCGGCCGTTGCCAAGGCAATGCAGTCCGCGGGTGAGGATGCGTCTACGGAAACGCTCATACGCCTCGGTTTGAAGGAACTGTCCGCATGA
- a CDS encoding sulfite exporter TauE/SafE family protein encodes MDEIFTSYTPDLLAFLALVLFVAGCVRGFAGFGAGMIFIPVATSVILPATAAATFLFIDSIVTLPLLIRAVRQCVWSTVLPAVFGAVIFVHLGAWLLANTDILVLRWTIFAIVTGLLLLLISGWRYQKQPNSAISFATGGVSGILGGISQVSAPPVVAMWLSSSSDPQTIRANLIVFFSLASVGTFFAYMLHGFFTIKVLHLLVVAVPVYALAIFTGTRGFKWANPSLYRKVAYGLIALAALTSMPALDELFR; translated from the coding sequence ATGGACGAAATTTTCACCTCTTACACACCCGACTTGCTTGCCTTCCTGGCGCTTGTCCTGTTCGTCGCCGGGTGCGTTCGCGGATTTGCTGGTTTTGGTGCCGGCATGATTTTCATCCCCGTAGCAACAAGCGTCATCCTGCCGGCCACAGCCGCCGCGACATTCCTTTTCATTGACAGCATCGTGACACTGCCGCTTTTGATACGCGCTGTCAGGCAGTGCGTATGGTCCACGGTGCTGCCCGCCGTGTTCGGTGCGGTCATCTTTGTACATCTCGGCGCATGGCTTCTCGCCAATACGGACATTCTCGTTTTGAGATGGACCATCTTTGCCATCGTGACCGGACTGCTTCTGCTTTTGATTTCGGGCTGGCGCTACCAAAAGCAACCAAATTCGGCGATATCTTTTGCAACAGGTGGGGTCTCCGGCATTCTTGGCGGCATATCACAGGTGTCAGCCCCGCCCGTCGTTGCCATGTGGCTGTCCAGCTCATCCGACCCTCAAACCATCAGAGCCAACCTGATCGTCTTCTTTTCCCTGGCAAGCGTGGGAACGTTTTTCGCCTACATGCTGCATGGATTTTTCACCATCAAGGTGCTTCACCTGCTGGTCGTAGCGGTTCCGGTTTATGCCCTTGCGATCTTCACCGGCACACGCGGCTTTAAATGGGCGAACCCGAGCCTCTACCGGAAAGTTGCCTATGGCCTGATCGCCTTGGCGGCTTTGACCAGCATGCCAGCACTGGACGAATTATTCCGCTGA
- a CDS encoding YebC/PmpR family DNA-binding transcriptional regulator produces the protein MAGHSKFKNIMHRKGRQDAARSKMFSKLSKEITVAAKMGDPDPDSNPRLRLAVQNAKPQSMPKDNIQRAINKSQTGDGDNYEEIRYEGYGPAGVAVVVEALTDNRNRSASNVRSYFTKCGGSLGETGSVSFMFDRVGEVIYKPDAGEADAVLEAAIEAGAEDVQSDEGGHTIYTAFEDLNDVAKALEDALGEADSTKIIWKPQNLTPVDVDKAQTLMKLIDMLEDDDDVQNVYSNFDVDEETMAALAT, from the coding sequence ATGGCAGGCCATTCAAAATTCAAGAACATCATGCACCGCAAGGGCCGCCAGGATGCAGCCCGCTCCAAGATGTTCTCCAAACTGTCCAAGGAAATCACCGTCGCGGCAAAGATGGGTGACCCAGACCCAGACTCCAATCCGCGCCTGCGTCTTGCCGTACAGAACGCCAAGCCCCAGTCGATGCCCAAGGACAATATCCAGCGGGCAATCAACAAGTCGCAAACGGGTGATGGCGATAACTACGAAGAGATCCGCTACGAAGGATACGGACCAGCCGGTGTTGCCGTTGTCGTCGAGGCGCTGACGGACAATCGCAACCGGTCTGCTTCCAACGTGCGCTCTTATTTCACGAAATGCGGCGGCTCGCTTGGGGAAACCGGCTCGGTCTCCTTCATGTTCGACCGTGTTGGTGAGGTCATCTACAAGCCCGATGCAGGTGAAGCCGATGCGGTTCTGGAGGCTGCGATCGAGGCGGGTGCTGAAGATGTGCAATCGGATGAAGGCGGTCACACGATCTATACGGCCTTTGAAGATTTGAATGACGTTGCCAAGGCGCTTGAAGATGCACTTGGAGAAGCCGATTCTACCAAGATCATCTGGAAACCGCAGAACCTCACGCCCGTTGACGTGGACAAGGCGCAAACGCTGATGAAACTGATCGATATGCTTGAGGACGATGATGATGTTCAAAACGTCTACTCGAACTTCGATGTCGATGAAGAAACGATGGCCGCACTTGCGACCTAA
- the ybgC gene encoding tol-pal system-associated acyl-CoA thioesterase, whose product MTDWPDLAGRLEEGGHVLPVRVYYEDTDFTGIVYHGAYVRFFERARSDFLRLVGIHHAELAKGVHGVSLAFAVRTMTLDFQRPARIDDVLEVHTSIAEYRGARLKLDQLIHRGDELLISAAVTVAIITSEGKPTRLPVALAEKLQRHLPDETYTG is encoded by the coding sequence GTGACGGATTGGCCCGACCTTGCCGGCCGCCTGGAAGAAGGCGGACATGTGCTCCCGGTGCGCGTCTATTATGAAGACACTGACTTTACCGGAATTGTCTATCACGGTGCTTATGTTCGCTTCTTCGAACGTGCACGGTCAGACTTTCTTCGTCTCGTGGGAATTCATCATGCCGAACTTGCGAAAGGCGTGCATGGCGTCTCTCTCGCGTTCGCAGTACGCACGATGACACTCGACTTCCAAAGGCCCGCCAGGATCGACGACGTGCTGGAAGTGCACACCAGTATTGCAGAATATAGAGGCGCTCGCCTGAAACTGGACCAATTGATCCACAGAGGTGACGAATTGTTGATCTCGGCGGCCGTGACGGTTGCAATTATCACGAGCGAAGGCAAGCCAACCCGCTTACCTGTTGCTTTGGCAGAAAAACTTCAACGTCATCTCCCGGATGAAACCTACACCGGGTGA
- a CDS encoding methyl-accepting chemotaxis protein — protein sequence MRKRLSSKLALMFLAGALTMCVAIVTVTSMLSRDVANGQADNGLESATKAKQKVLEMALDQVTYSAKFFVSLEEAKDSLMKTLVGWKNLKEGQNETLRKIFVADNPHPAHERHLLVEPAESNYYVNNHKVVHPIYQDVIGQGLFSDAALANPDGFITYTYGKGEEFAFHVDDADILGHPVQAAFGKLFAAAKDESLAAGQIYSSGFVTGEDGTVSLVLAAPVFYLDRFFGAVAFSANMQALASLLNEPTGLADSERFFLVDVAGKAIQLDNSGKAEAVHVLSEISAGDRLIKLDGNDYRFAEATNTYQGTAYGVVDAVQQTELSAAADRITFGAVISGFACLVPIVLLIWWVTRRMFSPMERLSAAARKIADGDLEVAVEATERHDEIGRMARCIEVFKDNSVERERMAAERKVGHIAREKREKLIDSLIGDFRAESQAVLELVETNIARVEDVSSQLSQRSASASEQGEAAVTTSENASSNVQAVASATEELNASISEISRQVETTASIVGQTTTAAQSSNSKISGLAEAANKIGDVVSLISEIAEQTNLLALNATIEAARAGDAGKGFAVVASEVKSLAGQTAKATEEISAQIAAIQASTTEAVEEIAQVSESVEEVNSYTTTISDAVQQQGSATGEISRNVAEAADGTRSVASTVASLNEGVSENSLAVDDMLTATIEMKQQAEHLRASVEKFLSEVAAA from the coding sequence ATGCGCAAGCGGCTTTCATCAAAACTTGCTCTTATGTTTCTGGCTGGCGCCCTGACCATGTGCGTCGCCATCGTTACCGTTACGTCCATGTTGTCCAGGGATGTTGCCAACGGACAGGCGGACAACGGATTGGAAAGTGCCACCAAGGCCAAGCAAAAAGTGCTTGAAATGGCGCTGGATCAGGTCACATACAGCGCGAAGTTCTTCGTGTCTCTTGAAGAGGCCAAGGACAGCCTGATGAAGACCCTGGTCGGTTGGAAGAACCTGAAAGAGGGGCAGAACGAGACCCTCCGCAAGATCTTCGTGGCAGACAATCCGCATCCTGCTCACGAGCGCCATCTGCTGGTAGAGCCGGCGGAGTCCAACTACTACGTGAACAACCACAAGGTTGTGCATCCGATTTATCAAGATGTCATCGGCCAGGGGCTGTTCTCCGATGCCGCGCTTGCCAATCCGGACGGCTTCATCACCTACACCTATGGCAAGGGCGAGGAATTTGCCTTCCATGTGGATGATGCTGACATCCTGGGGCATCCGGTCCAGGCTGCATTCGGCAAATTGTTTGCCGCCGCCAAAGACGAATCCCTTGCCGCGGGGCAAATCTATTCTTCTGGCTTTGTCACTGGTGAAGATGGCACGGTGTCGTTGGTCCTCGCAGCGCCTGTATTCTATCTGGACCGTTTCTTCGGCGCGGTCGCTTTCTCCGCCAACATGCAGGCACTGGCGTCGCTGTTGAACGAGCCGACAGGACTTGCAGACAGCGAGCGCTTCTTCCTGGTGGACGTTGCCGGAAAGGCTATCCAGCTGGACAACTCCGGCAAGGCAGAAGCCGTTCACGTGTTGAGCGAGATTTCCGCAGGCGATCGACTGATCAAACTGGATGGCAACGACTATCGTTTTGCTGAAGCGACAAACACCTATCAGGGAACAGCCTATGGTGTGGTGGATGCCGTTCAGCAGACCGAACTGTCGGCTGCTGCTGACAGGATCACTTTCGGCGCGGTTATTTCAGGATTTGCCTGCCTCGTGCCGATCGTTCTTTTGATCTGGTGGGTCACACGCCGAATGTTCTCTCCGATGGAGCGACTATCGGCTGCAGCCCGCAAGATTGCGGATGGTGACCTGGAAGTGGCTGTTGAAGCAACCGAGCGTCATGATGAAATCGGTCGCATGGCGCGCTGCATTGAAGTGTTCAAGGACAACTCCGTTGAGCGTGAACGCATGGCGGCGGAACGCAAGGTTGGCCATATCGCCCGCGAAAAGCGCGAGAAGCTGATCGATTCTCTGATCGGCGACTTCCGGGCGGAATCCCAGGCCGTATTGGAACTGGTCGAAACCAACATTGCTCGGGTCGAGGATGTTTCCTCGCAGCTCAGTCAGCGCTCTGCGTCTGCCTCAGAGCAGGGCGAGGCCGCCGTGACGACGTCTGAGAACGCATCGTCCAATGTGCAGGCCGTTGCTTCGGCAACTGAAGAGCTGAATGCTTCGATCTCGGAGATTTCCCGTCAGGTGGAAACAACGGCATCCATCGTTGGTCAGACAACGACCGCTGCTCAAAGCTCCAATTCGAAGATTTCAGGTCTTGCGGAAGCGGCCAACAAGATCGGTGACGTTGTGTCGCTGATTTCGGAGATTGCAGAACAGACCAATCTGCTGGCCCTTAATGCGACAATCGAGGCCGCACGTGCTGGAGATGCCGGCAAAGGCTTTGCGGTTGTTGCCTCTGAGGTGAAGTCCCTTGCCGGTCAAACGGCAAAGGCAACCGAGGAGATTTCGGCACAGATCGCTGCGATCCAGGCGTCAACCACCGAAGCGGTGGAAGAAATCGCCCAGGTCTCGGAATCGGTTGAGGAAGTGAATTCCTATACGACGACCATTTCCGATGCTGTTCAGCAGCAGGGCTCTGCGACGGGTGAAATATCTCGAAACGTGGCCGAAGCTGCCGATGGCACGCGCAGTGTCGCATCAACAGTTGCATCGCTTAACGAAGGGGTTTCAGAAAACTCCTTGGCGGTCGATGACATGTTGACGGCAACCATTGAAATGAAACAGCAAGCCGAGCATCTTCGCGCCTCGGTGGAGAAATTCCTCTCCGAGGTTGCGGCCGCCTGA
- the ruvC gene encoding crossover junction endodeoxyribonuclease RuvC: MTHAIRLLGIDPGLRRTGWGMIEAAGNRLSFIASGTVTSNNKKSLAERLVELHDGLSEVVRHHEPQEAAVEHTFVNKDAGATLKLGQARGVALLVPSLAGLAVAEYAPNLVKKTVVGTGHAEKEQIRAMVKVLMPRATFNSDDAADALAIAICHAQHRANSAARLAAMGAA; this comes from the coding sequence ATGACACATGCGATTCGATTGCTGGGGATCGACCCGGGACTGCGGCGCACCGGTTGGGGCATGATCGAAGCGGCGGGCAACAGGCTGTCCTTCATTGCTTCCGGCACGGTGACTTCAAACAACAAGAAAAGTCTGGCCGAGCGTCTCGTGGAGTTGCATGACGGGCTCTCCGAAGTGGTACGGCATCACGAGCCGCAAGAAGCCGCCGTTGAGCACACTTTCGTAAACAAGGATGCCGGGGCGACGCTGAAACTCGGTCAAGCCCGCGGTGTGGCTTTGTTGGTTCCCTCGCTTGCAGGGTTGGCGGTCGCAGAGTACGCGCCCAATCTTGTGAAGAAGACCGTGGTTGGAACAGGACACGCGGAAAAGGAACAGATCCGGGCAATGGTCAAGGTGCTGATGCCCCGCGCAACGTTTAATTCCGACGACGCGGCAGATGCGCTTGCGATTGCCATCTGCCACGCGCAGCATCGGGCCAACAGCGCAGCACGCCTTGCGGCGATGGGGGCGGCATGA
- a CDS encoding endonuclease has product MIAFTYAVIAITFIALGIGGIMYLDHRFSLSVGDRPFAIKGRRIETDDPFVRSQFKKFYAIRVAYSLFLLVMLFVVVSHVG; this is encoded by the coding sequence ATGATAGCGTTCACTTATGCCGTCATTGCCATAACATTCATTGCCCTTGGAATCGGCGGTATCATGTATCTCGATCACCGGTTTTCGCTGTCTGTCGGCGATCGTCCCTTTGCGATCAAAGGGCGCCGCATCGAAACGGACGATCCGTTTGTGCGGAGCCAGTTCAAAAAATTCTATGCGATCAGGGTGGCTTATTCCCTGTTTCTCCTGGTGATGCTGTTTGTGGTCGTCAGCCATGTCGGATGA
- the tolQ gene encoding protein TolQ, protein METLVQSTLAAPEHELSFFALFWQAHIVVKIVMIGLLAASVWCWAIIVDKVLLIGRTRRQMTRFETVFWSGQSLEELYNTLHNRVNHSMAALFVAAMREWKRSHEGQRPAIGSLQQRIDRVMDVTIQREAERLENRLLILATVGSSAPFIGLFGTVWGIMTAFQAIAASESTNLAVVAPGIAEALFATALGLLAAIPAVIAFNKFNSDVGKAVARMEGFADEFSAILSRQIDERG, encoded by the coding sequence ATGGAAACACTCGTCCAATCCACTTTGGCAGCACCAGAACACGAGCTGTCTTTTTTCGCGTTGTTCTGGCAGGCGCATATCGTCGTCAAGATTGTCATGATCGGGTTGCTCGCTGCGTCGGTTTGGTGCTGGGCGATCATAGTCGACAAGGTTCTGCTGATTGGCCGCACACGCCGGCAGATGACGCGGTTTGAAACCGTTTTCTGGTCCGGTCAATCGCTCGAAGAGCTTTACAACACGCTCCACAACCGCGTGAACCATTCCATGGCCGCATTGTTCGTTGCTGCCATGAGGGAATGGAAGCGCAGTCACGAGGGCCAGCGACCGGCCATCGGAAGTCTGCAGCAACGCATCGACAGGGTCATGGACGTCACCATTCAGCGCGAAGCGGAGCGGCTGGAGAACCGGCTATTGATCCTGGCAACGGTTGGGTCGTCTGCTCCCTTTATCGGACTGTTCGGCACCGTCTGGGGTATCATGACCGCCTTTCAGGCGATCGCCGCATCCGAAAGCACCAATCTTGCCGTTGTGGCGCCGGGTATTGCCGAAGCCCTCTTTGCAACTGCGCTTGGGCTTCTCGCCGCTATCCCGGCCGTGATTGCCTTCAATAAATTCAATTCCGACGTCGGCAAGGCAGTTGCCCGGATGGAAGGCTTTGCGGACGAGTTCTCCGCGATCCTTTCTCGTCAGATCGACGAGAGGGGTTAA